In a single window of the Pseudomonas oryzihabitans genome:
- the argC gene encoding N-acetyl-gamma-glutamyl-phosphate reductase: MSFKVFVDGQEGTTGLRLLDYLTGRSDIELLRIDESKRKDPAERARFLNAADVAFLCLPDAASREAVSLVTNPNTCIIDASTAFRTDSGWTYGLPELAPGQREALRASKRIANPGCHASAFILLARPLVDAGLLAPETPLSAFSLTGYSGGGKQMIAAYEAGGDARLQSPRPYAMGQGHKHLPEMRVQSGLAAAPVFSPIVGPFLKGLAVTIPLHASQLRPGTTAADLQAALARHYDGEAFIRVASVAAEEELDNGFFDVQASNDTNRADLFVYGNAERMTLVARLDNLGKGAAGAAVQCMNVHLGVDEGLGLASGR, translated from the coding sequence ATGAGCTTCAAAGTTTTCGTCGACGGCCAGGAAGGCACCACCGGCCTGCGCCTGCTGGACTATCTGACCGGCCGTTCGGATATCGAGCTGCTGCGCATCGACGAGAGCAAGCGCAAGGACCCGGCCGAGCGTGCGCGCTTCCTCAATGCCGCCGATGTGGCCTTCCTCTGCCTGCCCGATGCCGCCTCCCGGGAAGCGGTCAGCCTGGTGACCAATCCGAACACCTGCATCATCGACGCCAGCACCGCCTTCCGCACCGACAGCGGCTGGACCTACGGCCTGCCCGAACTCGCTCCCGGGCAACGCGAGGCGCTGCGCGCCAGCAAGCGCATCGCCAACCCGGGCTGCCACGCCAGCGCCTTCATCCTGCTGGCTCGCCCGCTGGTGGATGCCGGCCTGCTGGCCCCGGAAACCCCGCTGTCGGCCTTTTCCCTGACCGGCTACAGCGGCGGCGGCAAGCAGATGATCGCCGCCTACGAAGCCGGCGGCGATGCACGCCTGCAGAGCCCGCGTCCCTATGCCATGGGCCAGGGCCACAAGCACCTGCCGGAAATGCGCGTGCAGAGCGGCCTGGCCGCCGCGCCGGTGTTCAGCCCCATCGTCGGTCCCTTCCTCAAGGGCCTGGCAGTCACTATCCCCCTGCACGCCAGCCAGTTGCGTCCCGGCACCACGGCGGCCGACCTGCAGGCGGCGCTGGCCCGGCACTATGATGGCGAAGCCTTCATTCGCGTGGCGTCGGTAGCGGCCGAGGAGGAACTGGACAATGGCTTCTTCGACGTCCAGGCCAGCAACGACACCAACCGCGCCGATCTTTTCGTCTATGGCAATGCCGAGCGGATGACGCTGGTAGCGCGCCTCGACAACCTGGGCAAGGGCGCGGCCGGTGCCGCCGTTCAGTGCATGAACGTACACCTAGGGGTCGACGAGGGCCTGGGACTCGCCAGCGGCCGCTAG
- a CDS encoding DUF2388 domain-containing protein: MKTLHLSAAAALFCLSTAASASSFYVTTDIIVNAIDATSDTTSSITGSFKNDKLVLDARDDAASFVGSSGDIRGVRLEAALDHLRSQAPELRQASDDQLAQAILAI, encoded by the coding sequence ATGAAAACCTTGCACCTGAGCGCCGCTGCGGCGCTGTTCTGCCTGTCCACCGCCGCGTCGGCGTCGAGCTTCTATGTCACCACCGACATCATCGTCAACGCCATCGATGCGACCTCTGATACGACGTCGTCCATCACCGGGTCCTTCAAGAACGACAAGCTGGTGCTGGACGCCCGCGACGATGCGGCCAGCTTCGTCGGCAGCTCCGGTGACATCCGCGGTGTACGTTTGGAAGCGGCGCTGGACCACCTGCGCAGCCAGGCGCCAGAACTGCGTCAGGCCAGCGACGACCAGCTGGCTCAGGCGATCCTGGCGATCTAG
- a CDS encoding SDR family oxidoreductase, with translation MTTTRPIALVTGASQGIGRAVALGLLADGFRVVLAARRAEPLEALVEEARQQGGEALAVPCDVTDAASVEALFARIRDTYGRLDLLFNNAGVGAPAVPIDELELDAWHRAVNTNLTGVFLCSRAAFALMREQSPRGGRIINNGSISAHTPRPFSAPYTATKHAVAGLTKALALDGRAFDIACGQIDIGNAATEMTERMANGVLQADGSTAVEPRMDVRHVADAVRYMASLPLDANVQTLTVMATKMPYVGRG, from the coding sequence ATGACCACCACCCGCCCCATCGCCCTCGTCACCGGTGCCTCCCAGGGTATCGGCCGCGCCGTCGCCCTCGGCCTGCTCGCGGACGGTTTCCGCGTGGTCCTCGCAGCGCGCCGCGCCGAGCCCTTGGAAGCCCTGGTGGAAGAAGCCCGGCAGCAGGGTGGCGAAGCCCTGGCGGTCCCCTGCGACGTCACCGACGCCGCCAGCGTCGAGGCGCTCTTCGCCCGGATTCGGGACACCTATGGCCGTCTCGATCTGCTGTTCAACAACGCCGGCGTCGGCGCCCCGGCGGTGCCCATCGACGAGCTGGAACTGGATGCCTGGCACCGGGCAGTCAACACCAACCTCACCGGCGTCTTCCTCTGCAGCCGCGCCGCCTTCGCCCTGATGCGCGAGCAGTCGCCGCGTGGCGGGCGGATCATCAACAACGGCTCCATCTCGGCCCATACCCCGCGTCCCTTCAGCGCGCCCTATACCGCCACCAAGCACGCCGTGGCCGGTCTGACCAAGGCCCTGGCCCTGGATGGCCGCGCCTTCGACATCGCCTGCGGCCAGATCGACATCGGCAACGCCGCTACCGAGATGACCGAGCGCATGGCCAACGGCGTGCTCCAGGCCGACGGCAGTACCGCCGTGGAACCGCGCATGGACGTCAGGCACGTCGCCGACGCCGTCCGCTACATGGCCAGCCTGCCGCTGGACGCCAACGTCCAGACGCTGACGGTGATGGCGACCAAGATGCCCTACGTCGGTCGCGGCTGA
- the mgtA gene encoding magnesium-translocating P-type ATPase: protein MFKTLTQPLLEFFSQRLDHRLFRRPVLWQHLPTGHGRSEPQADFSRRLHEAASLAEGDLLRRHRSSPLGLSAAEAAERRGSDGYNEVEQDQKLSAWRHLWLSYRNPFNLLLTLLAIVSALTDDLPGATVIGTMVLVSTVLRFVQESRSNRAAERLKALVSTTATVLRPEAGNPFGVEVPIRELVPGDVVRLAAGDMIPADLRLLSARDLFVGQAALTGESLPVEKRALTLTAAGSALELDNLCFMGTNVVSGAATAVVIGTGVGTYFGSLAERVTRVTEEPNAFQQGVNKVSWLLIRFMLVMAPLVLLINGLTKGDWLEAALFALSVAVGLTPEMLPMIVTSTLAKGAVVLARQKVVVKRLDAIQNFGAMQVLCTDKTGTLTQDRIVLERHTDARGRPSDAVLEYAYLNSHYQTGLKNLLDVAVLQHAELRGLSLAYRKVDELPFDFERRRMSVVVADGQRHLLVCKGALEEMLAACTRVREDGVDLPLTAERLAHIRTLTAELNDEGLRVVAVGIRELPGASLDYSVADERDLVLIGYIAFLDPPKETAVAALRALAAQGVAVKVLTGDNERVTRRVCQEVGLEVDGLLTGAEIETLDDRALTARLATTTVFARLTPAHKERLVRLLRDQGLVVGFLGDGINDAPALRAADIGISVDSAVDIAKEAADIILLEKSLLVLEEGVLQGRKTFANMLKYIKMTASSNFGNVFSVLAASAFLPFLPMLPLHLLVQNLLYDLSQTAIPFDHVDDDLLTRPQRWKVEDIGRFMLFFGPLSSIFDILTFLVMWHVFGANTPAHETLFQTGWFVEGLLSQTLVVHLIRTRRLPFVQSRAAAPLLIMTGVIVAIGLLLPFSPLAGYFRLQPLPLGYFPCLVLLLAGYALVVQGMKGWFIRRYGWQ from the coding sequence ATGTTCAAAACCCTGACCCAACCCCTGCTGGAGTTCTTCAGCCAGCGCCTCGACCACCGCCTGTTCCGCCGCCCCGTCCTCTGGCAACACCTGCCCACGGGCCACGGCCGCAGCGAACCCCAGGCCGACTTCAGCCGCCGCCTGCACGAGGCCGCCAGCCTCGCCGAAGGCGACCTGTTGCGCCGCCATCGCAGCAGCCCCCTGGGCCTGTCCGCGGCCGAGGCCGCCGAGCGCCGCGGCAGCGACGGCTACAACGAGGTCGAGCAGGACCAGAAGCTCAGCGCCTGGCGTCACCTCTGGCTGAGCTATCGCAATCCCTTCAACCTGCTGCTGACCCTGCTGGCCATCGTCTCGGCGCTTACCGACGACCTGCCCGGCGCCACCGTGATCGGCACCATGGTGCTGGTGTCCACGGTGCTGCGTTTCGTCCAGGAATCGCGCTCCAACCGCGCCGCCGAGCGGCTCAAGGCGCTGGTCAGCACCACCGCCACGGTACTGCGGCCGGAGGCCGGCAATCCCTTCGGCGTCGAGGTACCGATCCGCGAACTGGTGCCGGGCGACGTGGTGCGCCTGGCCGCCGGCGACATGATCCCGGCAGACCTGCGCCTGCTCAGCGCCCGCGACCTCTTCGTCGGCCAGGCCGCCCTCACCGGCGAATCCCTGCCGGTGGAAAAGCGCGCCCTCACCCTGACCGCCGCCGGCAGCGCGCTGGAGCTGGACAACCTCTGCTTCATGGGCACCAACGTGGTCAGCGGCGCTGCCACCGCCGTGGTCATCGGCACCGGTGTCGGTACCTATTTCGGTAGCCTGGCCGAGCGGGTGACCCGCGTCACCGAGGAACCCAACGCCTTCCAGCAGGGGGTCAACAAGGTCAGCTGGCTGCTGATCCGCTTCATGCTGGTGATGGCCCCGCTGGTGCTGCTGATCAACGGCCTGACCAAGGGTGACTGGCTGGAAGCGGCACTGTTCGCCCTCTCGGTGGCGGTCGGCCTGACCCCCGAGATGCTGCCGATGATCGTCACCTCCACCCTGGCCAAGGGTGCGGTGGTGCTGGCCCGGCAGAAGGTGGTGGTCAAGCGCCTGGACGCCATCCAGAACTTCGGTGCCATGCAGGTGCTGTGCACCGACAAGACCGGCACCCTGACCCAGGACCGCATCGTCCTGGAACGCCATACCGATGCCCGCGGCCGGCCCAGCGATGCCGTGCTGGAGTACGCCTATCTCAACAGCCACTACCAGACCGGGCTGAAGAACCTGCTCGACGTGGCGGTGCTGCAGCACGCTGAACTGCGTGGCCTGAGCCTGGCCTATCGCAAGGTGGACGAACTGCCCTTCGACTTCGAGCGCCGGCGCATGTCGGTGGTGGTGGCCGACGGTCAGCGCCATCTGCTGGTGTGCAAGGGCGCCCTGGAGGAGATGCTCGCCGCCTGCACCCGGGTCCGCGAAGACGGCGTCGACCTGCCACTCACCGCCGAGCGCCTGGCGCACATCCGCACGCTCACCGCCGAACTCAATGACGAAGGCCTGCGCGTGGTGGCCGTGGGAATTCGCGAACTGCCCGGCGCCAGCCTCGACTACAGCGTCGCCGACGAGCGCGATCTGGTGTTGATCGGCTACATCGCCTTTCTCGATCCGCCCAAGGAGACCGCGGTGGCCGCCCTGCGCGCCCTCGCCGCCCAGGGCGTCGCGGTCAAGGTGCTCACCGGCGACAACGAGCGCGTGACCCGGCGTGTCTGCCAAGAGGTCGGCCTGGAGGTGGACGGCCTGCTCACCGGCGCCGAGATCGAGACGCTGGACGACCGCGCCCTCACCGCGCGGCTGGCCACCACCACGGTCTTCGCCCGCCTCACCCCGGCGCACAAGGAGCGCCTGGTCCGGCTGCTGCGTGACCAGGGCCTGGTGGTGGGCTTTCTCGGCGACGGCATCAACGACGCCCCGGCGCTGCGTGCGGCCGACATCGGCATCTCGGTGGATTCGGCGGTGGACATCGCCAAGGAAGCCGCCGACATCATCCTGCTGGAGAAGAGCCTGCTGGTGCTGGAAGAAGGCGTGCTGCAAGGCCGCAAGACCTTCGCCAACATGCTCAAGTACATCAAGATGACCGCCAGCTCCAACTTCGGCAACGTCTTCAGCGTGCTGGCGGCGAGTGCCTTCCTGCCCTTTCTGCCGATGCTGCCGCTGCACCTGCTGGTGCAGAACCTGCTGTACGACCTGTCGCAGACCGCCATTCCCTTCGACCACGTCGATGACGACCTGCTGACCCGCCCGCAGCGCTGGAAGGTGGAGGACATCGGCCGCTTCATGCTGTTCTTCGGCCCGCTGAGCTCCATCTTCGACATCCTGACCTTTTTGGTCATGTGGCACGTCTTCGGCGCCAACACCCCAGCCCACGAGACGCTGTTCCAGACCGGCTGGTTCGTCGAAGGCCTGTTGTCCCAGACCCTGGTGGTGCACCTGATCCGCACCCGCCGCCTGCCCTTCGTGCAGAGCCGCGCCGCGGCCCCGCTGCTGATCATGACCGGCGTCATCGTCGCCATCGGCCTGCTGCTGCCTTTCTCGCCGCTGGCCGGCTACTTCCGCCTGCAGCCGTTACCGCTGGGCTACTTCCCCTGCCTGGTGCTCCTGCTGGCAGGCTACGCCCTGGTGGTCCAGGGCATGAAGGGCTGGTTCATCCGGCGCTACGGCTGGCAGTAG
- a CDS encoding DUF2388 domain-containing protein, which yields MRRSLLIAAALTLGVSSLAQAQTLVATSNIVVRALQRSIDFTSDTTTSIRDAKVVQAARGDAASFVATDGDIRGVQLEEAFRSLRDQFPAARQANDLQLAQAILAL from the coding sequence ATGCGCCGTTCCCTGCTTATCGCCGCTGCCCTGACCTTGGGCGTTTCGAGCCTGGCTCAGGCCCAGACCCTGGTGGCCACCAGTAACATCGTGGTGCGGGCGCTGCAGCGCAGCATCGACTTCACTTCCGACACCACCACCTCCATCCGTGACGCCAAGGTGGTCCAGGCTGCCCGTGGCGATGCCGCCAGCTTTGTCGCCACCGACGGCGACATCCGCGGCGTGCAGCTGGAAGAAGCCTTCCGCAGCCTGCGCGACCAGTTCCCGGCCGCGCGTCAGGCCAACGACCTGCAGCTGGCTCAGGCCATCCTGGCGCTGTGA
- a CDS encoding nucleoside/nucleotide kinase family protein, translating into MSSQRPVAGLQLPAELLARAEALLAQGGRRLLGIAGTPGAGKSTVAELLAAALGERAVVVPMDGYHLANRELARLGRAQRKGAPDTFDARGYRALLKRLKTPVAGEIVYAPLFNREIEEPIANAIPVPAETQLVISEGNYLLLTQAPWSDVAEVFDECWYVRVDPEERRERLVARHMHFGRSRADAEAWVASTDEPNAQLIDGDRARADLVVEWRDGAAAL; encoded by the coding sequence ATGAGCAGTCAGCGTCCGGTAGCGGGCTTGCAACTACCCGCCGAACTCCTGGCCCGCGCCGAGGCGCTGCTGGCCCAGGGCGGACGCCGCCTGCTGGGCATCGCCGGCACCCCGGGTGCGGGCAAGTCGACCGTGGCCGAGCTGCTGGCGGCGGCGCTGGGCGAGCGCGCCGTGGTGGTGCCCATGGACGGCTACCATCTGGCTAATCGTGAGTTGGCCCGCCTGGGACGCGCTCAGCGCAAAGGGGCGCCGGACACCTTCGACGCCCGGGGCTATCGCGCCCTGCTGAAGCGACTCAAGACGCCGGTAGCCGGGGAAATCGTCTATGCGCCGCTGTTCAATCGCGAGATCGAGGAGCCTATCGCCAACGCCATTCCAGTGCCGGCCGAGACCCAGCTGGTGATCAGCGAGGGCAATTACCTGTTGCTGACCCAGGCGCCCTGGAGCGATGTCGCCGAGGTGTTCGACGAGTGCTGGTACGTTCGCGTCGACCCCGAGGAGCGTCGCGAACGCCTGGTCGCCCGGCACATGCACTTCGGCCGGAGCCGGGCAGACGCCGAAGCCTGGGTGGCCAGCACCGACGAGCCCAATGCACAGCTGATCGACGGCGATCGGGCACGGGCGGATCTGGTGGTGGAGTGGCGCGACGGGGCGGCGGCCCTATAG
- a CDS encoding DUF4105 domain-containing protein translates to MKNRAGRLRQWLAGLAAGLALGGAQAALHLELDTQGLTPAQIQATQQLLDEAQALLPPKFKAALDERIPVRWSSELLKEAYGEADRRNLLLNRRLLPSLVDGSDTRIQTGRPHGTQHRELLATVLHELTHFYDRERVWTPEQRQLILSCGGLGLTSDQLPVKCQGQAGRSYTLSDDPRLLDLAGWQVKTRKHGNRESKNLFIARSPDLYEVTNPKEFVAVNMEYFLLDPSYACRRPALQRYFAEHFGWSPAHDACPGRYPYLNAGNDFGEAPLGWLDPERVYAVDYLLAEGNEKVMSRWGHSMLRLVVCAPGRPRGPDCRLDLQYHLVLSFRAFVNDVQLSSWRGLTGSYPSRLFVLPLAQVVDEYTKVELRGLQSVPLKLTRPEIADFLERTAQVHWSYDGQYYFVTNNCAVETFKLLHDGVPRLADAQLDVITPTGLMDALRFKDLVDTSVLDDPREALRLGYRFDSFRERFQAMFKVARERLNLPQADVEAWLAQTPQQRREQFQRADLRASAALLLLEQAAYRRALLQAQTELKDRYLGQDAVDKARFGKAGGALEQILKDSGYLSRPAELLGTDGYGLPQPGEWEQLTAESQKRQAHLRSLRDTLNNEVRQLLSPEARDGLDLTEANLDLLGKHLRELNKASGGLELK, encoded by the coding sequence GTGAAGAACCGCGCCGGCCGGCTGCGGCAGTGGCTGGCTGGCCTCGCGGCCGGCCTGGCCCTCGGTGGGGCTCAGGCCGCCCTGCACCTCGAACTCGACACCCAGGGCCTGACGCCCGCGCAGATCCAGGCCACCCAGCAGTTGCTGGATGAGGCCCAGGCGTTGCTGCCACCCAAATTCAAGGCGGCGCTCGACGAACGCATTCCGGTGCGCTGGAGCAGCGAGCTGCTGAAAGAAGCCTATGGCGAGGCGGATCGGCGCAATCTGCTGCTCAATCGCCGCCTGCTGCCCAGTCTGGTGGACGGCAGCGACACCCGCATCCAGACCGGTCGACCCCATGGCACCCAGCACCGCGAGCTGCTGGCCACGGTGCTGCATGAGCTGACCCACTTCTATGACCGCGAGCGCGTCTGGACGCCCGAGCAGCGCCAGCTGATCCTGTCCTGCGGCGGCCTGGGGCTGACTTCCGACCAGTTGCCGGTGAAATGCCAGGGCCAGGCCGGGCGCAGCTATACCCTGTCCGATGATCCACGGTTGCTGGACCTGGCCGGCTGGCAGGTGAAGACGCGCAAGCACGGCAATCGCGAGTCGAAGAACCTCTTTATCGCGCGCAGTCCCGATCTCTATGAAGTCACCAACCCGAAGGAATTCGTGGCGGTGAACATGGAGTATTTCCTGCTCGATCCCAGCTACGCCTGTCGCCGGCCGGCGCTGCAGCGCTACTTCGCCGAGCACTTCGGCTGGTCACCGGCGCACGATGCCTGTCCGGGTCGCTATCCCTATCTCAACGCCGGCAACGACTTCGGCGAGGCGCCCCTGGGTTGGCTCGATCCGGAGCGGGTCTATGCGGTCGACTACCTGCTGGCCGAGGGCAACGAAAAAGTCATGAGCCGCTGGGGCCACAGCATGCTGCGCTTGGTGGTCTGCGCCCCCGGTCGGCCACGCGGCCCGGATTGCCGGCTGGACCTGCAATACCACCTGGTGCTGTCGTTCCGGGCCTTCGTCAACGACGTCCAGCTCTCCAGCTGGCGTGGCCTGACCGGCTCCTACCCCTCGCGGCTGTTCGTGCTGCCGCTGGCCCAGGTGGTGGACGAGTACACCAAGGTGGAGCTGCGCGGCCTGCAATCGGTGCCGCTCAAGCTGACCCGCCCGGAGATCGCCGATTTTCTCGAACGCACCGCCCAGGTGCACTGGAGCTATGACGGCCAGTACTACTTCGTCACTAACAACTGCGCGGTGGAAACCTTCAAGCTGTTGCACGACGGCGTGCCGCGTCTGGCCGATGCCCAGCTCGATGTCATCACCCCCACCGGACTCATGGATGCGCTCAGGTTCAAGGACCTGGTGGACACCTCGGTGCTGGATGATCCGCGCGAGGCGCTGCGGCTGGGCTATCGCTTCGACAGCTTCCGCGAACGCTTCCAGGCCATGTTCAAGGTGGCCAGGGAGCGCCTGAACCTGCCCCAGGCGGACGTCGAGGCCTGGCTGGCGCAGACCCCGCAGCAGCGTCGCGAGCAATTCCAGCGCGCCGACCTGCGCGCCAGCGCCGCCTTGCTGCTGCTGGAGCAAGCGGCCTATCGCCGGGCGCTGCTGCAGGCGCAGACCGAGCTCAAGGATCGCTACCTGGGTCAGGATGCCGTGGACAAGGCGCGCTTCGGCAAGGCCGGTGGCGCCCTGGAGCAGATCCTCAAGGACAGCGGCTACCTGAGCCGCCCGGCCGAGCTGCTGGGCACCGACGGCTACGGCCTGCCGCAACCGGGCGAGTGGGAACAGCTGACTGCCGAGAGCCAGAAGCGCCAGGCCCATCTGCGCAGCCTCAGGGATACGCTCAACAACGAGGTCCGGCAGCTGCTCTCGCCGGAGGCCCGCGACGGCCTGGACCTGACCGAAGCCAACCTGGATCTGCTCGGCAAGCACTTGCGCGAGCTGAACAAGGCCAGCGGTGGGCTGGAGCTGAAGTAG
- a CDS encoding YdgA family protein: MKKPLLTTLAGLVLVAVGTAVGGAWYTGTRLESELRQAASQAQVALQAQLPEYPLQLQLVELQRGVFSSTATFSLTVQAEDRPPVEVLRLQDDIQHGPFPLTRLKSLQLAPVMAVNRFTLARTPVTADLFTLAKGAEPVQLDATLGYDRGVDGGLTLAALHLDQPQGAVAFSGLNATFHTDMEASRLRLDSSVGQFSLNVRTPDGWAKLETEGFALTGDNRRNADGFWLGPGQLRLTRLLLAMPGKPAVELQDLQLRGDTQQQGQQLSGTIDASLGRLDVAGQTLGKATLSGRYTNLDSPALAQLNALLQHLQLDAEEGLDPTTQATLRQHLNDVLAARPHLVVDDLRLHTPSGSSHLRLDLTLDKPTTFDLPPEQLTAQLLSRLDARLSVARGSLVDGVLFQAGAQRTQPAMQQQAQATAEALAGIGLNSGLLKAEGDDLVATLAYAAGRLTLNGQEVPPEQLLALLERPQPAAPTPPQGKTPKR, translated from the coding sequence ATGAAGAAGCCGCTACTTACCACCCTCGCCGGACTGGTCCTGGTCGCCGTCGGCACCGCCGTGGGGGGCGCCTGGTACACCGGCACCCGGCTGGAAAGCGAATTGCGCCAGGCCGCGAGCCAGGCCCAGGTGGCCCTGCAGGCGCAACTGCCCGAGTACCCCTTGCAGCTCCAGCTGGTCGAGCTGCAGCGCGGTGTGTTCAGCAGCACCGCCACCTTCAGCCTGACGGTGCAGGCCGAGGATCGACCGCCGGTGGAGGTGCTGCGGCTGCAGGACGACATCCAGCATGGCCCCTTCCCGCTGACCCGCCTCAAGTCCCTGCAGCTGGCGCCGGTCATGGCGGTCAACCGCTTCACCCTGGCGCGCACGCCGGTCACGGCCGATCTCTTCACCCTGGCCAAGGGCGCCGAACCCGTACAGCTCGACGCCACCCTGGGCTACGACCGCGGGGTGGACGGCGGCCTGACCCTGGCCGCCCTGCACCTGGACCAGCCCCAGGGCGCGGTGGCCTTCTCCGGCCTGAACGCTACCTTCCACACCGACATGGAGGCCAGCCGGCTACGCCTGGACAGTTCAGTGGGGCAATTCAGCCTCAACGTCCGCACCCCCGACGGCTGGGCCAAGCTAGAGACCGAAGGCTTCGCCCTGACCGGCGACAATCGCCGCAATGCCGATGGCTTCTGGCTAGGCCCAGGCCAGCTGCGGCTGACACGCCTGTTGCTGGCCATGCCCGGCAAGCCGGCGGTCGAACTGCAGGATCTGCAGCTGCGTGGCGATACCCAGCAACAGGGCCAGCAGCTGTCCGGGACAATCGACGCCAGCCTCGGCCGGCTCGACGTCGCCGGCCAGACCCTGGGCAAGGCGACCCTGAGCGGGCGCTACACCAACCTCGACAGCCCCGCCCTGGCCCAGCTCAACGCCTTGCTGCAGCACCTGCAGCTGGATGCCGAAGAGGGTCTCGATCCCACCACCCAGGCCACGCTGCGGCAGCACCTCAATGATGTGCTCGCGGCTCGGCCGCACCTGGTGGTGGATGATCTGCGCCTCCACACCCCCAGCGGCAGCAGCCATCTGCGCCTGGACCTGACCCTGGACAAGCCGACGACCTTCGATCTGCCACCGGAGCAGCTCACTGCCCAGCTGCTGTCTCGGCTTGATGCTCGCCTGTCGGTCGCACGCGGTAGCCTGGTGGATGGCGTCCTCTTTCAGGCCGGTGCTCAGCGCACGCAGCCGGCGATGCAGCAACAGGCCCAGGCCACTGCCGAAGCCCTGGCCGGCATCGGCCTGAACAGCGGCCTGCTCAAGGCCGAAGGCGACGACCTGGTGGCTACCCTGGCCTATGCCGCGGGCCGCTTGACGCTCAACGGCCAGGAGGTGCCACCGGAACAGCTGCTGGCCCTGCTGGAGCGCCCGCAGCCGGCGGCCCCGACGCCACCCCAGGGCAAGACACCGAAGCGATAA
- a CDS encoding DUF924 family protein gives MTPADMVTFWRTAGRHQWFNGGAAFDASCRARFQAAHLAASRREFDDWATSAEGALALCLLLDQIPRNIFRHSGHAFATDGLALSHARQAIEAGLDLQVEPELRAFCYLPFEHSEVLADQQRSLELFAALGIEHYLRYAKAHLEVIVRFGRFPHRNRALGRINTPDEQAWLDAGGGF, from the coding sequence ATGACCCCAGCGGACATGGTCACCTTCTGGCGCACCGCCGGGCGCCACCAATGGTTCAACGGTGGCGCCGCCTTCGACGCCAGCTGCCGTGCACGTTTCCAGGCAGCGCACCTTGCCGCCAGTCGCCGCGAGTTCGATGACTGGGCCACCAGCGCCGAAGGCGCCCTGGCCCTGTGCCTGTTGCTCGATCAGATCCCGCGCAACATCTTTCGTCACAGCGGCCATGCCTTCGCCACCGACGGCCTGGCCCTGAGCCATGCCCGGCAGGCGATCGAGGCCGGTCTGGACCTGCAGGTCGAACCCGAACTGCGAGCCTTCTGCTACCTGCCGTTCGAGCACTCCGAGGTGCTGGCCGACCAGCAGCGCTCGCTCGAATTGTTCGCGGCCCTGGGCATCGAGCACTACCTTCGCTACGCAAAGGCGCATCTGGAGGTGATCGTCCGCTTCGGTCGCTTTCCCCATCGCAATCGGGCGCTGGGCCGCATCAATACGCCGGACGAACAGGCCTGGCTGGATGCTGGTGGCGGTTTCTAA
- a CDS encoding DUF1127 domain-containing protein — protein MDPLTFSSAPVRSLVCCRGFRRLLQLFARWRRRSIGRRQLQRLDPRALGDLGLNLADQYREGSKSFWQE, from the coding sequence ATGGATCCCCTGACCTTCAGTTCTGCCCCCGTGCGGTCTCTGGTCTGCTGTCGCGGCTTTCGCCGACTGTTGCAGCTCTTCGCCCGCTGGCGGCGACGATCGATCGGCCGTCGCCAACTGCAGCGGCTGGATCCCCGAGCGCTGGGCGATCTGGGCTTGAACCTGGCCGATCAGTATCGGGAAGGAAGCAAGTCCTTCTGGCAGGAGTGA
- a CDS encoding DUF2388 domain-containing protein yields MYFRRSAGLLLGLCLATPVLAFDSTTEGLVKTIYGTSQLTTGPFQNKLVLAARDDAAAFVATDGALRGAQLEETLRALRAADPGLHASDRELAQAILSQ; encoded by the coding sequence ATGTATTTCCGCCGTTCTGCCGGGCTGTTGCTCGGGCTCTGTCTTGCCACGCCGGTTCTGGCGTTCGACTCCACCACCGAAGGTCTGGTCAAGACCATCTACGGCACCAGCCAGCTCACCACCGGCCCCTTCCAGAACAAACTGGTCCTGGCGGCCCGTGACGATGCCGCGGCTTTCGTCGCCACCGACGGCGCCCTGCGCGGCGCTCAGCTGGAAGAAACCTTAAGAGCCCTGCGCGCGGCCGATCCTGGGTTGCACGCTTCCGACCGGGAACTCGCCCAGGCCATTCTGAGTCAGTAG